AAAACGGTGCAAACCTATCTTGAGGTTTCCAGCAAACCCATGTCTTCGGCTCAGTGGCAGGAAATGCAGGGCTATATCGATATTCTGCTCGATAATTGCGATCAATTCGCCGATACCCTTGATGAAATGGATGGCCGAGGCATTCCCCTTCGCGCCCTCTCGACCCAGTATGAACAGTTGAGCGAACGGATTGAAGATCTGCAAAGCCAACTGGCACGTCAAACCGGATAAAGGAGCACCCGCATGCCATCCATTCAGGGCGGAGGCCCTCAATTCCACAATCTGCGTCCCACACAGTCGCAACAGGCAGTTCCAGCTCAAAAAGTAGCAACTGAAGCCCAAGGCCCCAAAGATACCGTGCGCATGTCGCAAACCCCAACCCAAACCACACAGAATGTGCAACGTCAGCAGAACCTGACCTCTGAAGCCACCCAAAACCGCATTCAGCAATTGCTGCAAAACTCCATGCCCAATGCGGGTTTGGAACGTCCGCAACTGAGTATTCTGCAAAAAGGCTCCATGGCCTCGGCCCTCGCCAATTTACTGGCAGATCAGCACGTGCCCGAACAGGCCCAGCCTCAGAATCTGCAGGCCCAACTGGCAGCCGGCCAGCAACAAACAGTTTCCACCTTTCGCCCCCAAGGCCCCGGTGAAGGCCAGGATACCGCCTGGCAGCGTTCCGCTCAATCCGGTCGCAAACTCAAAAAAGACGAAGATAAAGACAGCGAATTCTCAATGATGGATGATTCCGCTGGCGAAGGCATGTCACAGCAGGACACCAACGACGATCAGCGTTCCGGCGCCCAAAAACAAAAGCTACTGCTCGAAGAAAAACGTCGCCGGGAAAAAGAAGCGGCAGAACATGCCGCCTTTACCAATAAGCCCAAGCTCAAACTGCCCCCTGTGCCCCAAACCCCGCTCGACAGTGGCTATAAACCCATTCCCCCCAAAGCAGAACTTAAAAAGCCCGAAATCAAAAAGCCGGAGATCAAGCGCATGAACACCTTGCAAGCCAAACCAACTCCGTCGAAAAAAGCCAAAGCAGATGAATGGGATTTTTAAACATGGAACGCCCGCATCTGCGCCCCCGCTTTAAACAAGAATTTCCCTGCCCACCTGAAACCGTGATTGGCCGTCTGCGTAAAAAACTTGAAGAGTCTGATCAGGTAGGTCTCTGGAGTGCACTTCACCCCCATCTGGTACTCTGTATCGCAGAAAAGGATCGCCATTATTGGTCCCCGATTCTGGATCTGCATGTGGATGAAACCCCCGATGCTGGCACTTTGATTTGGGGACATTATGGCCCGCACCCCAATGTCTGGACCATGTTTACCGCCATTTACGCTTCGATTGGATTTTTGGGTTTTTTGGGCTTGATGTATGGGCTTTCGCAATTGATGGTCAAAGAGCCCCCCTATGGTTTGCTGGCGGTTCCCCTCTCAATCGCCCTGATGGGAGGCGTTTATCTTGTCGCTTTCATTGGACAGCGCATGGCCCACGCGCAAATGCACGAACTCAAGCAGTTTTTTGACGAAACCCTGTGTGATATGTAATGACGAGCTTTGTCCTCGTTCCTGGCGCGTGGCACGGGGGTTGGTGCTGGCAAAGAGTCCTGCCCCATTTACACAATGCTGGCCATAAAGCTTTCGCCCTGACCCTGACAGGAACCGGTGAGCGAGCGCATTTGCTTTCTGCACAAATTGATCTCAGCACCCATATTGAAGATCTCTGTGCTTTGATTGAAAACGAAGAATTGCAGGATCTGATCCTGGTCGGTCACAGCTATGCCGGCATGGTGATTACCGGCGCGGCTGCCCGTCTGCAGAAAAAGAAACCGGGATTGCTCAAAGCACTGATTTATCTGGATGCCGTGGTGCCCTATCCAGGCGAAAGCTGGAGCAGTCAACAAAGTCCTGAAGTGATTCAAAAACGGCTTGAAAAAGCACAAACCGAGGGATTGGGATTGGCTATTCCCCCTCCAGATGCCGCAGTATTTGGATTAAAAGGTGCGGATTATGACTGGGCTGAACGCAGACTGACCCCTCAGCCCTTGAACAGCTATTTAGAACCCCTTGTTTTTGACCCCGAATTACTGAAAGAGTTGCCTCGACGTTATATTCTCTGCAAAGCCCCAATTCTGCATACCCTGCACTCCATGCATGAGCGGGTCAGACAGGAGCCTGATTGGGAAATCGAGGAACTGGCCAGTGGTCATGATCCCATGATCAGCGCGCCAGAAGCTTTAACAGCCTTGCTCTTGAAAGGTTTTACAAGCTAAAACCGAAAACCCACCGTCAGATTTTGAGCCTGATAATTGCTTGACCATTCCTGGCCCAGTTCAACTGTCCAGTTTTGATACTGAACCCCCAGCCCAGCTTTGACACCTACACCTGCCGAAAAGCCCCCGTGAAGATAGCCAGCATTGGCCGTGCCTGCCCCACTGAGATAGACGCCCTTATTATAATCGCCATAAACCGCATGTTTATAGCCTACTGAAGTCTGCAAACCCACATCCCAATTATCGCCTGTGCCTGCGGAAACCCCCAGACTCGCGAAAACTGCGCCTTTGCCTTTTTCACCCATCAAACGCTCAGCCTGAACGCCTGCGGTAGCAGCAATGCTATCGCCTTTACCTGTCACCACACGGCGAAACCCTGCCTGATAGCCCACATTGGCAGAGGGGTAAAAATCTTTCCAGCCCAGTTCCTGGTGGTTAAAATTATTCAGATCGCGATAAAAATCCAAGCTTTCAGCGGCATAGCCAAAGAAACCCTTGCCCTCATCCAGGGTCACACGTTTCACATCAAGTTTGCCATCGCTCACGTGAATATCCAGAAACTCTTTGTCAATGCCTGGTTTGGGGCTTAAGCCCCCCGAAGAAGCCACCGTCAGATAACGCACCCCATCTTCCACCACCTCATCGGGATAGTGGGTATGTCCCGCTAAAACAGCAGCGACATCATAGTGATCCATCAGGCGATGAAAACGTTCGACCTGGGCTTTATCACGCATGACTGGCGAAGCGAAATTCAAAGGCAAAACCTTGCCAAGCTTCACCGTCAAAGGCTCTTTGCTCAATTTGGCGGGCACATGCATTGAAATGATTGTCGTCTGGCCCTGGTGGGCTTTGAGATCGGCTTCCAGCTTTTCAAACTGAGCATCGCTTAAGCTTTCATTTTCGTTGTCTAAAAGAACAAAGTGCACGCCTTTGGCATCAAAACTTTGAAAATCGGGGATCTGAGGCGGCGCCTCTTTGAAAGGCCCCCGCAAATGGGCATCGTGATTGCCCGTGACGATATGCACAGGCACAGCAAAGGCTTCACGAGTCTTCAGCGCACGTTGAATTTCTGGCTCGGTGCCATCATGCACCCAATCGCCCCCATCAATCACAAGATCGGGCCGCTGCATCTGGGTTTTCCAACGCAAATCATCAAGCAAATCAGGGCGGGAATGGTTGTCTGAGAAAAAGAAAAAATGCAAATCCTGGGCAGGCACTTCTCCCTTGCGCAATTGGGTCAGGTTCTGATCCTGAGGAGGGACCGCAACAGGGGAAAGAGGAGGGGGTACGAGAACAGAACTGCGTGTCGGAACAGGCTGAACAGGAGGCAGCGTCTGCTGAGAAGCGGTTATTTTAATACCCATTCAAAATCCTCCTGCACCAGATTAAAGTTATTATCTGGTAAAGGTTTAGTAAACTTTCGTGGATTTTGAAATTTTAGTGAAGAATCGTTCCCGCTCACCCTGAAAAGAGCAAAATGGGGCAGGGTTCATCCGCTTAAGGTCTGGCCGCTGTCTCAGGCCTGGAAAGGGTTCCCTTTATAATAGGCAGCCAGGGCTTCGGCTTTTTCTGGGGATAAAACGCCACAGCGCTGCGCCATTCGGGTTGCGAATTCAATCTGGGCCTGGGGTTGTGCCGTCAGGAAAGGCCCATCTTCTACCCAAGGCGCATCCTGCCAGAAGCCGTCGGCAAACCAGGCCCGGATCAAATCGGGTTCAGGAGTGGCATAGCCATGGGTAAAACGGCGTCCCTTCAGCAAGCCCTGCCGCGCCAATAAAAGCGGCCCGGCGCAAATCGCCCCCCACTGTATTTCACTGCGCTCAGCCAAGGCCTGAATCGCCTGCTGTAGGGGAGCATGTTCAATCACCGAGCCAGGATCTCCTCCGGGGATTAAAACCACAGCGATTTCTTGGGGATCAATCTGCTGATAACTGAGTTGGCTTTGAAAAATTAAACCCGTACTGCCAGCGTGGGCATGCCCGCCGGGGGTGGCCACACGCACTGGAAAAACAGGGTGCAGCAATTGAGCTGCCAAAAGCACTTCATATTCAATACAACCAGGGTAAAGGAGAAGAAGGGTATGTTGAGAAGGGGGACGGGTCATCAAAAGAACCCCAAAAAAGAAAAAGTTGCGGAGGCCGGATTTGAACCGACGACCTTCGGGTTATGAGCCCGACGAGCTACCAGGCTGCTCCACTCCGCGGCGAACGTGTTAACGAGTGCTTCGTCTAACGTACCTTCTTTATAACAGACTCCTTAAAACACTGACAAGTAGATAGCCCAAGTTGCTGCACAAAAACAAACAGGGTGGTACAATCATGGCAGAAATGCGAGGCCCCCGTGAACAAGCACTCTTCACCCGAATTCAAAGCCCTGATTCTGCTGCTGCAAAGAGCCCATGCCGGTGAACTGGCAGCAGCCCATGCTTACCGTGGCCATGCAGCTTCCTGGTGGGCCCGCAAAGAAAAGGCCCCGATTCAAGCCATCGAAGCCGACGAATGGAAACACCGGGCCTGTGTGGCCCAGATGCTGCAGAATCTGGGGGCCGAACCCCAAGCCCTGCGGGAAGGGGTGATGTTTCTCATCGGCACAACGATCGGTTCTTTGTGCCATATCGGGGGCTGGCTGATTCCCATGTATGGCGCAGGTCACTTGGAAGCCACCAATGTGGGTGAATACGAACAGGCCGCACGCCTGGCTTTTTTAGCGGGACACACCGAACTGATCTCCGCACTGCTTGAAATGGCAGAAGTTGAGTGGGATCACGAGCAAACTTTCAGGCACTATGTCAAAAGCCATGCCTTGGGACAAAAACTCCCACTTTGGCCCGCCCCTGTGCCCCGCGCCATGATCCGTGAGAATTTTGAATTGTTTAAGCAAACAGCTGCCCCCCTGCGGGCAAATCAATCGGTTTTAAAGACCTGAAAGAGGAATC
The window above is part of the bacterium (Candidatus Blackallbacteria) CG13_big_fil_rev_8_21_14_2_50_49_14 genome. Proteins encoded here:
- a CDS encoding alpha/beta hydrolase, which gives rise to MTSFVLVPGAWHGGWCWQRVLPHLHNAGHKAFALTLTGTGERAHLLSAQIDLSTHIEDLCALIENEELQDLILVGHSYAGMVITGAAARLQKKKPGLLKALIYLDAVVPYPGESWSSQQSPEVIQKRLEKAQTEGLGLAIPPPDAAVFGLKGADYDWAERRLTPQPLNSYLEPLVFDPELLKELPRRYILCKAPILHTLHSMHERVRQEPDWEIEELASGHDPMISAPEALTALLLKGFTS